A portion of the Halorubrum sp. BV1 genome contains these proteins:
- the bioD gene encoding dethiobiotin synthase, translating to MSFFVLGTGTGVGKTVITAGLVGWLRDRGRDAVGIKPAQTGFPPDDDAGFVAEAAGSEDASVCLRYLEPALAPAVAADVEDVALSYDEILQGCRRELEAADPGIVEGIGGLRVPLAEGMEVVDLAADLGLPTLVVARSGLGTLNHSALTVKALERRGLDVCGVVLNDYAGETLAERTNPDVLESMVDLPVYTVPGLDLDTPGEAVTAVKENLPPSVLPE from the coding sequence ATGAGTTTCTTCGTGCTTGGCACCGGGACAGGTGTCGGCAAGACTGTCATCACTGCCGGCCTCGTGGGCTGGCTCCGCGACCGCGGCCGCGATGCAGTCGGTATCAAGCCCGCACAGACTGGCTTTCCACCGGACGACGACGCTGGCTTCGTCGCCGAAGCCGCGGGAAGCGAGGACGCCAGTGTCTGCCTGCGCTATCTCGAACCCGCGCTTGCCCCGGCAGTTGCCGCAGATGTAGAAGATGTCGCCCTCTCTTACGACGAGATCCTACAGGGTTGTCGGCGCGAACTAGAGGCTGCTGACCCGGGTATCGTCGAAGGGATTGGCGGTCTCCGGGTGCCGCTCGCTGAGGGGATGGAGGTCGTCGACCTAGCCGCCGATCTCGGGTTACCGACGCTCGTAGTCGCACGCTCGGGACTCGGCACGCTCAATCATAGCGCGCTGACCGTCAAGGCTCTCGAACGGCGCGGTCTTGACGTGTGCGGTGTCGTCCTCAACGATTACGCTGGCGAAACGCTCGCCGAGCGGACGAACCCCGACGTACTCGAATCGATGGTCGACCTGCCTGTGTACACAGTGCCGGGACTCGACCTAGACACGCCGGGCGAAGCGGTGACAGCGGTAAAGGAAAACCTTCCGCCGAGTGTATTACCTGAATAG
- a CDS encoding ParA family protein, whose translation MISLVVYSESGGTYKTTTTGNLADAFQRAGLDTLVIDLDPQEGNLTTLFDVGEDRSDPDADNIVRHILERPKGPFKDLIKTSSEGVDVVPSHDMLGDFTSNLEQKISYEAQMEGMDKEDYPRFELLYNLLWEQEELQKEYDAVLIDPNARAEDLLYNAIYALRTLVAPVKPAGKGNLSLDGLEQLVTGMEDKLDIQVGLSCVVPSGVGQTNAHQQYQQKFEGTEEFATPVSIADRESMMDEMWEARGSAFKVVEERWKTHEVDGKMVSEPGQRRVPDREIDTLEDLWTLAYFIGTETFDADIPEELTLEIQDHENVTLRPSFGEEPEVTN comes from the coding sequence ATGATATCCCTCGTCGTCTACTCCGAATCAGGAGGCACGTACAAGACCACTACGACCGGAAACCTCGCAGATGCGTTCCAGCGCGCAGGTCTTGATACTCTCGTCATCGACCTGGACCCCCAAGAGGGGAACCTCACCACCCTCTTCGACGTCGGTGAAGACCGTAGCGACCCCGACGCAGACAACATCGTTCGTCACATTCTGGAGCGACCAAAGGGGCCATTCAAGGACCTGATCAAGACGAGCAGTGAAGGCGTCGACGTCGTCCCGAGTCACGATATGCTCGGTGACTTCACAAGCAATCTCGAACAGAAGATATCCTACGAGGCTCAGATGGAGGGGATGGACAAAGAGGACTACCCGCGGTTCGAGCTTCTCTACAACCTCCTCTGGGAACAAGAGGAACTCCAAAAGGAGTATGATGCTGTTCTCATCGACCCGAACGCGCGTGCAGAAGACCTCCTCTACAACGCGATCTACGCCCTTCGAACTCTCGTTGCGCCTGTCAAACCAGCCGGGAAGGGGAACCTGAGTCTCGACGGCCTAGAACAGCTGGTCACTGGCATGGAGGACAAACTGGATATCCAAGTCGGACTCTCCTGTGTGGTTCCGAGCGGCGTCGGGCAGACGAACGCCCACCAACAGTATCAGCAAAAGTTCGAGGGGACTGAAGAGTTCGCGACGCCAGTCTCGATAGCTGACCGCGAGAGTATGATGGACGAGATGTGGGAAGCACGTGGGTCGGCGTTCAAGGTAGTCGAAGAACGCTGGAAGACCCACGAGGTCGACGGCAAGATGGTTTCTGAACCGGGCCAGCGCCGCGTTCCTGACCGTGAGATAGATACCCTGGAAGATCTCTGGACGCTGGCGTACTTCATCGGGACAGAGACGTTCGATGCGGACATCCCAGAAGAGCTCACGCTAGAGATTCAGGACCACGAGAATGTGACTCTCCGCCCCTCATTCGGTGAAGAGCCTGAGGTGACTAACTGA